One Desulfuromonas thiophila genomic window carries:
- a CDS encoding 1-deoxy-D-xylulose-5-phosphate reductoisomerase gives MKTLAVLGATGSIGVNTLEIVAAFPERYRVAALAAGSNLALLRQQVRRFRPQLVSVANQAMAQELRQSLAGEKVEVLAGVEGACACARLAGVDLVVSAIVGAAGLLPTLAAIDAGIDVALANKETLVTAGALVMRAVADNGVRLLPIDSEHSAIFQSIAGQRPQDIHRLILTASGGPFRNHAPEQLTAVTPQQALAHPNWAMGPKISIDSATMMNKGLEVIEARWLFAMPAERIAVQVHPQSIVHSMVEYVDGSVLAQLGLPDMKTPIAYALAWPERLPLALPRLDLCRMADLSFCAPDLQRFPCLALAYQALAADESACVVLNAVNEVAVEAFLSGAIRFTDIARLIDRMLQRHGGGGLATVEEVLALDAQCRRQAREQIAFLV, from the coding sequence ATGAAGACATTGGCTGTGCTGGGGGCGACCGGCTCTATCGGAGTCAACACCCTGGAAATTGTCGCCGCTTTTCCCGAGCGTTATCGCGTGGCGGCGCTGGCGGCGGGCTCCAACCTTGCCTTGCTGCGCCAACAGGTGCGGCGCTTTCGACCACAACTGGTTTCCGTGGCCAATCAGGCCATGGCGCAAGAGCTGCGTCAGAGTCTGGCAGGCGAAAAAGTCGAGGTGCTGGCGGGGGTGGAAGGAGCCTGTGCCTGTGCCCGGCTGGCGGGCGTCGATCTGGTGGTGTCGGCCATCGTTGGTGCTGCCGGGTTGCTGCCGACGCTGGCCGCGATCGATGCCGGCATTGATGTGGCGCTGGCCAACAAGGAAACCCTGGTAACTGCCGGTGCTCTGGTGATGCGGGCCGTGGCGGACAACGGGGTGCGCCTCCTGCCGATTGACAGCGAGCATTCCGCGATTTTTCAATCCATTGCCGGGCAACGGCCGCAAGATATTCACCGTCTTATTCTGACTGCTTCGGGCGGTCCCTTTCGCAATCATGCGCCGGAGCAGCTCACGGCGGTGACACCGCAGCAGGCGCTGGCCCACCCCAATTGGGCCATGGGCCCGAAGATTTCCATCGATTCTGCTACCATGATGAACAAGGGCCTTGAGGTGATCGAGGCCCGCTGGCTGTTCGCTATGCCCGCCGAACGCATCGCTGTGCAGGTGCATCCCCAGAGCATTGTCCATTCCATGGTGGAGTATGTCGATGGTTCGGTGCTGGCCCAACTGGGGCTGCCGGACATGAAAACCCCGATCGCTTATGCTCTGGCCTGGCCTGAGCGCTTGCCGCTGGCTCTGCCGCGACTGGATCTGTGTCGCATGGCTGATCTGAGTTTCTGTGCGCCGGATCTACAGCGGTTTCCCTGTCTGGCGCTGGCCTACCAGGCGCTGGCGGCGGATGAATCGGCCTGTGTGGTGCTGAATGCGGTCAACGAGGTGGCGGTAGAGGCATTTTTGAGCGGTGCCATCCGTTTTACTGATATCGCCCGGCTGATCGACCGAATGCTGCAGCGGCATGGCGGTGGAGGACTGGCTACGGTGGAAGAGGTGCTGGCGCTGGATGCCCAATGCCGGCGCCAGGCACGCGAACAGATCGCTTTTCTGGTTTAA
- a CDS encoding phosphatidate cytidylyltransferase, which translates to MIKQRILTALIVLPLLLFVTLALDSQWVFCVTAGVLLLALQEAMALFEGLFSRGARGLTLGAGLGLFTVAVWWPAQLLLALVLALLLCACYLLSRYQCFERVLPLLGAVSFCWLYLPLLLSSLVLLHAAPHGRLWVLLVLLTTMLSDSAAYFVGSAWGRRRLAARISPKKSIEGAFGGLAGALLGAAFFGAVVPQISWLAAVGAGLLAGIFGPLGDLFESLLKRAAGVKDSGHLFPGHGGMLDRLDSLLFSFPVVYLYVLWLTGAS; encoded by the coding sequence GTGATCAAACAACGTATCCTGACGGCTCTGATCGTTTTGCCCCTGCTGCTGTTTGTCACCCTGGCCCTTGACAGCCAATGGGTTTTTTGTGTCACTGCTGGGGTGCTGTTGCTGGCCCTACAGGAGGCCATGGCCCTGTTTGAGGGTCTGTTTAGTCGTGGTGCGCGTGGGCTTACTCTTGGTGCTGGCCTGGGCCTGTTCACGGTGGCGGTCTGGTGGCCTGCCCAGTTGCTGCTGGCTCTGGTGCTGGCACTGTTGTTGTGTGCCTGCTATCTGCTGTCGCGTTATCAGTGTTTCGAACGGGTTCTGCCCCTGTTGGGCGCTGTGAGTTTCTGCTGGCTGTATCTGCCCCTGCTGCTGAGTTCCCTGGTGCTGTTGCATGCCGCGCCCCATGGCCGCCTGTGGGTGCTGCTGGTGCTGCTGACCACCATGCTGTCCGATTCGGCCGCCTACTTTGTCGGCAGCGCCTGGGGGCGCCGGCGGCTGGCCGCGCGGATCAGCCCGAAAAAAAGTATCGAAGGCGCTTTTGGCGGTCTGGCCGGGGCCCTGCTGGGCGCGGCATTCTTTGGGGCGGTGGTGCCGCAGATTTCCTGGCTGGCTGCGGTCGGTGCGGGCCTTTTGGCCGGTATCTTTGGTCCGCTGGGTGATCTGTTCGAGTCTTTGCTCAAGCGGGCTGCCGGTGTCAAGGACTCCGGTCATCTGTTTCCCGGCCATGGTGGCATGCTTGATCGGCTCGATAGCCTGCTGTTCAGTTTTCCGGTCGTTTATCTCTATGTCCTGTGGTTGACGGGCGCTTCATGA
- a CDS encoding isoprenyl transferase, with protein MTRGAMSLPQHLAIIMDGNGRWAQQRQLPRIAGHQQGVKVVRTVVQECARRGIAYLTLYAFSSENWQRPMTEVDALMGLLDYYLDVELPLLQQQGIRLQVIGDLDRLPSSLAQRVRQQVASTATNPGMVLTLALSYGARDELVRAVRRLLTDARRKDISAEALDETLLASYLDTAAMPDPDLLIRTSGEMRISNFLLWQLAYTELYFCSCYWPDFDVAALDRALADFSRRSRRFGQAGDFEPTSRLGES; from the coding sequence ATGACGCGCGGTGCTATGAGTCTGCCACAGCATCTGGCTATTATCATGGACGGCAATGGCCGTTGGGCGCAGCAGCGCCAGTTGCCGCGTATTGCCGGCCACCAGCAGGGAGTGAAGGTGGTCCGCACCGTGGTGCAGGAATGCGCTCGTCGTGGTATCGCCTATTTGACCCTGTATGCCTTCAGTTCAGAGAACTGGCAGCGGCCGATGACAGAGGTCGACGCTCTGATGGGGCTGCTCGACTACTATCTGGATGTCGAACTGCCGCTGCTGCAGCAGCAGGGTATTCGCCTGCAGGTCATTGGCGATCTTGATCGCCTGCCTTCGTCTCTGGCACAGCGAGTTCGTCAGCAGGTCGCCAGCACTGCGACCAACCCCGGCATGGTATTGACCTTGGCTTTGTCCTATGGTGCGCGGGACGAACTGGTGCGCGCCGTCCGCCGCCTGCTCACCGATGCTCGGCGCAAGGATATTTCTGCCGAGGCTCTCGATGAAACCCTGCTGGCATCCTATCTCGATACCGCAGCGATGCCTGATCCCGACCTGCTGATCCGCACCAGCGGCGAAATGCGTATCAGCAATTTTCTGTTGTGGCAACTGGCGTACACTGAACTGTATTTCTGTTCCTGTTACTGGCCGGATTTCGATGTGGCGGCGTTGGATCGGGCGCTGGCGGATTTTTCCCGCCGCAGCCGGCGTTTCGGACAGGCCGGTGACTTCGAGCCGACTTCTCGCCTGGGAGAATCGTGA
- the frr gene encoding ribosome recycling factor, which yields MIQDVQKKAKSAMEKAIDALKREFRKVRTGRASVDLLDEVRVDYYGTPTPLNQVGTLVVPEPRMITIQPWEKSLLPQIEKAIFKSDLGLTPSSDGELVRIVIPPLNEERRREMVKVIKAKAEDAKISIRAARRDANEALKKLEKDKDITEDDLKRGEKLIQELTDKYVHLCEEVIVAKEKELMEV from the coding sequence ATGATTCAGGATGTGCAGAAAAAAGCCAAGAGTGCCATGGAGAAGGCTATCGATGCCCTCAAGCGTGAATTTCGCAAGGTGCGCACCGGACGGGCGTCGGTCGATCTGCTTGATGAGGTGCGGGTGGATTATTATGGCACGCCGACGCCGCTCAACCAGGTGGGGACTCTGGTGGTGCCGGAACCCCGCATGATTACCATTCAGCCTTGGGAAAAAAGTCTGCTGCCCCAGATTGAAAAGGCGATTTTCAAGTCGGATCTGGGTCTGACGCCTTCCTCGGATGGCGAGTTGGTGCGGATTGTCATTCCGCCGCTGAACGAGGAGCGTCGGCGCGAGATGGTCAAGGTGATCAAGGCTAAAGCCGAGGATGCCAAGATCAGCATCCGCGCTGCCCGGCGTGATGCTAATGAGGCTCTCAAAAAGCTGGAGAAGGACAAGGACATCACCGAGGATGATCTCAAACGCGGTGAAAAGCTGATCCAGGAGCTGACGGACAAATATGTCCATCTGTGTGAAGAAGTCATTGTTGCCAAGGAAAAGGAACTGATGGAGGTCTGA
- the pyrH gene encoding UMP kinase has product MSSDSLRPKYSKILLKLSGEALAGEHGYGIDPKVIHGIADEVREVVELGVQVALVIGGGNIFRGLAASSAGMDRASADYMGMLATVMNSLALQDALEKVGVITRVQSAIEMREIAEPYIRRRAVRHLEKGRVVIFAAGTGNPYFTTDTAASLRAMEIGAEVILKATKVDGVFNADPAKDASAVKFDRLSYLDVLQRGLQVMDATATSLCMDNQLPILVFNLTHPGNIKKAVMGEKIGTLVMGGQS; this is encoded by the coding sequence ATGAGCAGCGACAGTCTCCGGCCGAAGTACAGCAAGATTCTGCTAAAACTCAGTGGCGAAGCCCTGGCCGGTGAACACGGCTATGGCATCGATCCCAAGGTGATTCATGGCATTGCCGACGAGGTGCGCGAGGTGGTCGAGCTGGGCGTCCAGGTGGCCCTGGTGATCGGCGGTGGCAATATCTTTCGTGGGCTGGCGGCCTCGTCGGCCGGCATGGATCGCGCCAGTGCCGATTACATGGGCATGCTGGCCACGGTGATGAACAGTCTGGCCCTGCAGGATGCGCTGGAAAAGGTTGGAGTCATCACCCGAGTACAGTCGGCCATCGAAATGCGTGAAATCGCCGAACCCTATATCCGCCGCCGTGCCGTGCGGCATCTGGAAAAGGGACGGGTGGTGATCTTTGCCGCCGGTACCGGTAATCCCTATTTCACAACCGATACAGCGGCCAGCCTGCGGGCCATGGAAATCGGTGCCGAAGTTATTCTCAAGGCCACCAAGGTCGATGGTGTCTTCAATGCCGATCCGGCCAAGGATGCCAGTGCCGTCAAGTTCGATCGCTTGTCCTATCTGGATGTGTTGCAGCGTGGCCTGCAGGTGATGGACGCAACAGCGACCTCCCTGTGTATGGATAACCAGCTGCCCATTCTGGTATTCAATCTGACGCATCCGGGCAATATCAAAAAGGCGGTCATGGGAGAGAAGATCGGAACCCTTGTCATGGGAGGTCAATCATGA
- the tsf gene encoding translation elongation factor Ts, translating into MAQITASMVAELRSKTGAGMMDCKKALNETGGDLEAAIDYLRKKGLSAAAKKSGRAAAEGAIVAAGAGSAGVIVEVNAETDFVAKNDAFCAFAKGVAEIILQHRPQDVAALLELPFPGSDRNVGEEQVHQIATIGENINIRRFASRAVAAGRVESYIHGAGKIGVLVELQTESADNAAVQNVARQLAMHVAAANPQYLCREQVPADVVEREKDIMRTKAIESGKPANIVDKIIEGQVNKFFGEVCLLEQAFVMDPDTRVSALLANLAKEVGSAVSLTGYDRYQLGEGLERRDDDFAAEVAALTQQK; encoded by the coding sequence ATGGCACAGATTACAGCTTCGATGGTGGCGGAACTGCGCAGCAAGACCGGCGCGGGCATGATGGACTGCAAAAAGGCGCTGAACGAGACGGGCGGCGATCTTGAAGCTGCCATCGACTATCTGCGCAAGAAGGGGCTTTCCGCAGCGGCCAAGAAGTCCGGCCGCGCTGCTGCCGAAGGCGCCATTGTGGCTGCCGGTGCCGGTTCGGCGGGTGTGATCGTCGAGGTTAACGCCGAAACCGATTTCGTGGCCAAGAACGACGCCTTTTGCGCCTTTGCCAAGGGCGTGGCGGAGATCATCCTCCAGCACCGGCCGCAGGATGTTGCCGCGTTGCTGGAACTGCCCTTCCCTGGCAGCGACCGCAATGTCGGTGAGGAACAGGTCCATCAGATTGCGACCATCGGTGAGAATATCAACATCCGTCGTTTCGCCAGTCGCGCCGTCGCGGCGGGCCGGGTGGAGTCCTACATCCATGGCGCCGGCAAGATCGGCGTGCTGGTTGAATTGCAGACCGAATCGGCTGATAATGCGGCGGTGCAGAATGTTGCCCGGCAGCTGGCCATGCATGTGGCCGCCGCCAATCCGCAGTATCTGTGCCGCGAGCAGGTGCCGGCCGATGTCGTCGAGCGCGAAAAAGACATCATGCGGACCAAGGCCATCGAAAGTGGCAAGCCGGCCAACATTGTCGACAAGATCATTGAAGGTCAGGTCAACAAGTTCTTTGGCGAGGTTTGCTTGTTGGAACAGGCCTTTGTGATGGACCCCGATACTCGTGTCAGTGCTTTGTTGGCCAACCTGGCTAAAGAGGTTGGCAGCGCGGTCAGCCTGACCGGCTATGACCGCTATCAGCTGGGCGAGGGTCTGGAGCGGCGTGATGACGATTTTGCCGCCGAGGTGGCCGCTCTGACCCAGCAGAAGTAG
- the rpsB gene encoding 30S ribosomal protein S2, translated as MSSKITMKQLLEAGVHFGHQTKRWNPKMKPYIFGARNGIYIIDLQRTVRYFRTAYAFVKSVIEKGDAVLFVGTKKQAQDAIREEAERCGQYYVNHRWLGGMLTNFATIKGSIDRLKKIETMAQDGTFELLTKKEVLQLERERLKLEKNLGGIKGMGKLPGAMFVIDPKKEAIAVCEAKKLGIPVVAVVDTNCDPDEIDYIIPGNDDAIRAIRLFVSSMADACLEGGQAYDAAACRDEQEQEKTAEGAAQQA; from the coding sequence ATGTCCAGCAAAATCACGATGAAACAACTGCTTGAAGCCGGCGTTCATTTCGGTCATCAGACCAAGCGCTGGAACCCGAAGATGAAGCCTTATATCTTTGGCGCCCGTAACGGTATCTACATTATCGATCTGCAGCGCACCGTGCGCTATTTCCGCACCGCTTATGCCTTTGTCAAGAGCGTGATCGAGAAGGGTGACGCGGTGCTGTTTGTTGGTACCAAGAAACAGGCGCAGGACGCCATCCGCGAGGAAGCCGAGCGCTGCGGCCAGTACTATGTCAACCATCGTTGGCTTGGTGGTATGTTGACCAATTTCGCCACCATCAAGGGCAGTATTGACCGGCTCAAGAAGATTGAAACCATGGCGCAGGATGGTACCTTCGAGTTGCTGACCAAGAAAGAGGTTCTGCAACTCGAGCGCGAGCGTCTCAAACTGGAGAAAAACCTTGGCGGCATCAAGGGCATGGGCAAACTGCCTGGCGCCATGTTCGTGATCGATCCGAAAAAGGAAGCCATTGCCGTCTGCGAGGCGAAAAAGCTTGGCATCCCGGTGGTTGCCGTGGTCGATACCAATTGCGATCCGGACGAGATCGACTATATCATTCCCGGCAATGATGACGCTATTCGCGCTATCCGACTGTTCGTGTCAAGCATGGCGGATGCCTGCCTTGAAGGCGGTCAGGCCTACGATGCGGCAGCCTGCCGTGACGAGCAGGAGCAGGAGAAGACGGCCGAAGGTGCTGCGCAGCAGGCCTGA